One region of Trichosurus vulpecula isolate mTriVul1 chromosome 1, mTriVul1.pri, whole genome shotgun sequence genomic DNA includes:
- the ZNF572 gene encoding zinc finger protein 572, translating into MSPGFGLVRQKRGSVKITPGAGPSVTSDSGPRLCLLNTPGLGVLGGGGLNPYSPSPSPRDVRAPGGATQSPTRCPQSRFQICQLVVISLMEKGEELLVPNLEGCKEKEILRSSYTVSKNSLETLDQKYPKDEEPKDITSEWSEKDVLPNIEHEDTKEIPLGRNKGVRFWNLEWKDTHENNCKTETLWGKPMGKEQSKSVSWEWGTRKNIDITVHQTLPKREKSHKCLECQKNFKNSSHLRIHLRTHTGEKPYRCSECEKCFSNSSHLIQHQRTHTGEKPYQCNECGKSFSNTSHLIIHERTHTGEKPYKCPECGKSFSSSSHLIQHHRSHTGEKPYECPVCGKCFSHSYVLIEHQRTHTGEKPYKCLECGKRFSQSSSLIRHQRTHTGEKPYKCLECGKSFGCNSTLIKHQRIHTGEKPYKCSECGKNFSRGSNLITHQKTHMGEKSYESTEFGVNLNHSCNSERQRPQPGEKTYKCCECGKSFNLSSHLIRHQRTHTGEKPYRCPECWKTFSQSSTLVIHQRIHTGEKPYKCPDCGESFSQSFNLIRHRRTHIGEKPYKCTDCEKSFSRSAYLNQHQKTHTREKLFQFPEIEKKFTHEWT; encoded by the exons ATGTCCCCGGGGTTTGGTCTAGTTCGGCAAAAG AGAGGCTCCGTCAAAATAACGCCGGGGGCGGGGCCCTCCGTCACTTCCGATTCCGGTCCTCGCCTCTGCCTACTCAATACGCCGGGTTTGGGAGTGCTCGGGGGTGGTGGGCTCAATCCATACTCTCCGTCCCCTTCCCCTCGCGATGTCCGCGCACCTGGCGGGGCAACGCAGAGCCCAACGCGCTGCCCCCAGAGCA GGTTTCAGATCTGTCAGCTGGTTGTGATCTCCCTgatggagaaaggggaagagttgTTGGTACCAAATCTTGAGGGCTGCAAGGAGAAAGAGATTTTAAGAAGCTCTTACACAG TGAGTAAGAACAGTTTGGAAACTCTTGACCAGAAATACCCTAAGGATGAGGAACCTAAGGACATAACATCAGAGTGGTCTGAGAAAGATGTTCTCCCAAACATTGAACATGAGGATACTAAAGAAATTCCattaggaaggaacaaaggggTCAGGTTCTGGAATCTTGAGTGGAAAGATACTCATGAGAATAACTGCAAGACAGAAACTCTGTGGGGGAAACCtatgggaaaagaacaaagtaaatcTGTTTCCTGGGAATGGGGCACCAGAAAAAACATTGACATCACTGTCCATCAGACACTacccaaaagagaaaaatcccACAAATGTCTTGAATGTCAGAAGAACTTCAAAAACAGCTCTCACCTTCGAATTCATCTAAGGACTCACACAGGAGAAAAGCCTTACAGATGTTCGGAGTGTGAGAAATGCTTTAGTAACAGCTCCCATTTGATTCAGCATCAGAGAACCCACACAGGAGAGAAGCCCTatcaatgtaatgaatgtgggaaaagctTTAGCAATACCTCACACCTCATTATCCATGAGAGAACACACACAGGAGAGAAGCCCTATAAGTGTCCAGAATGTGGGAAGAGTTTCAGTAGTAGCTCGCATCTTATTCAGCATCACAGAtctcatacaggagagaaaccttatgaatgtccTGTGTGTGGGAAATGCTTCAGTCACAGCTATGTCCTAATTGAGCACCAAAGGACCCACACAGGAGAAAAGCCCTATAAATGTCTTGAATGTGGGAAAAGATTTAGTCAGAGTTCCAGCCTTATTCGCCATCAGCGCACACATACTGGTGAGAAACCCTACAAATGTCTTGAGTGTGGGAAAAGCTTTGGATGTAACTCTACCCTCATaaagcatcagagaattcacacaggaGAAAAACCATATAAATGCTCAGAATGTGGGAAAAATTTTAGCCGCGGCTCAAACCTTATTACGCACCAGAAAACACACATGGGAGAGAAATCCTATGAGAGTACAGAATTTGGAGTAAATTTGAATCACAGTTGTAACTCAGAGCGCCAGAGACCTCAACCAGGAGAGAAAACATATAAGTGTTGTGAATGTGGGAAAAGTTTCAACCTTAGTTCACACCTTATTAGGCACCAGAGAACACACACAGGAGAAAAACCCTATAGATGTCCTGAGTGTTGGAAAACTTTCAGTCAAAGCTCCACACTGGTGATccaccagagaattcatacaggagagaaaccatataaatGTCCCGACTGCGGGGAAAGTTTCAGTCAAAGCTTTAACCTTATCAGGCACCGAAGGACCCACATaggagaaaaaccttataaatgtactGACTGTGAGAAATCTTTCAGTCGTAGTGCCTACCTCAATCAGCATCAGAAAACACACACAAGAGAAAAGCTCTTTCAGTTCCCTGAAATTGAGAAAAAGTTTACTCATGAATGGACCTAG